A single window of Drosophila suzukii chromosome 3, CBGP_Dsuzu_IsoJpt1.0, whole genome shotgun sequence DNA harbors:
- the Ccp84Ad gene encoding larval cuticle protein A3A, producing the protein MAFKFVALFALIAVASAGVLPVQQVYHAAPAVATYAHAPVAVAHAQPVLAKAAEEYDPHPQYKYAYDVQDSLSGDSKSQVEERDGDVVRGEYSLIDADGYKRTVQYTADPINGFNAVVNREPLVKSVAVAPVVKTVAAPVAHYAAPAAYASYAAPSVAHYAAPAVVKTVAPVAHYAAPAVVKTVAPVAHYAAPAVVKTVAPVAHYAAPATYTSYAAPAVAYHH; encoded by the exons ATGGCATTCAAG TTCGTCGCCCTCTTCGCCCTGATCGCCGTCGCCAGCGCCGGAGTTCTTCCCGTCCAGCAGGTGTACCACGCCGCCCCCGCCGTGGCCACATACGCCCATGCCCCTGTTGCCGTGGCCCACGCCCAGCCCGTGCTGGCCAAGGCCGCCGAGGAGTACGACCCCCATCCCCAGTACAAGTACGCCTACGATGTCCAGGATTCCCTCTCCGGAGACTCCAAGAGCCAGGTGGAGGAGCGCGACGGTGACGTGGTCCGCGGAGAGTACTCCCTGATCGACGCCGATGGCTACAAGAGGACCGTCCAGTACACCGCCGACCCCATCAACGGATTCAACGCCGTCGTGAACCGTGAGCCCCTTGTCAAGTCCGTCGCCGTTGCCCCGGTCGTCAAGACCGTTGCCGCTCCCGTCGCCCACTACGCCGCCCCCGCTGCCTATGCCTCCTACGCCGCCCCCTCTGTGGCTCACTACGCCGCCCCTGCCGTTGTGAAGACTGTGGCCCCAGTTGCCCACTACGCCGCCCCTGCTGTGGTCAAGACCGTTGCCCCAGTGGCTCACTACGCTGCTCCTGCCGTGGTCAAGACCGTTGCCCCAGTGGCTCACTATGCCGCCCCCGCTACCTACACCTCCTACGCCGCCCCCGCTGTTGCCTACCACCACTAA